ttGAAGCTTCCTGAACAGAAGATCATATCCTTTTGGAGTGAAAACTACCTAAAGTCTTTTGTTCTAATATTTTCGCGGATTGCCTCGATCATATGCATCTAAGCACACCGGAAAATTAGCACAATTCAGTTGTTTCCGTTGTAACAGTTTTATCACTTTACAAAGTTGAAAGCTCTGAAGGCCCCAGCTGAATCATAAGAACTCTATGGTAATCTTTAccttttttccataaatatCGAAGTTCAAATCGATAGTAAATGATGTTAAAGCTGTGGTGATGGATCCATTGAGAATCCCTATAATGACAAGTCCCATAAGAATCCAGAACACTGAAAACAAGCGGCCGTATCCAGTTACTGGCGCCCGGTCACCATAGCTAAAGGGAGATAGAACATATATAACGACCGGCTAGTtaggtgaaaaattaaaaaccaaacaaacgaaaaattgtGAACAGCTTTACAACCTATTAATGTATTTGCTGAAATTCTAACTAACCCATTGAATCATACTCGCTAAATCACTCTCTCACtaattaactgactgattgaatgaATGATTTACTGAAAAACAATACGAAAAGAAAATACCATAACTGAGAAACTTGTATAAAATGGGTAAGCACAGTGGCTCACCAATTTAAATCATAGCCAATCAGGTGCTCTTTGTGCAGAACTATATTTAGGTCAGCACCTAAAGTAGTCCGGGATTGCAAAGATCGTCGTTATGTGACTAGTATAGATAAGATCTATAATCTGGCAAACGTttgaaaatgatctttttattttaagaagtaTACAGCTGTAATACATACCCAACGGTTGTAGCGGAAATGTATGACCACCAAACACCTTCACTGGTTCCTCGGATAAAAGATGATTTAAACTGTTCCGTGTTCTCTTCTCTCTCCTAGAAATGGATGAGACAGAGGTAAGGGTAAGAGCTTTATACAATCATGGAGCCCCAAACATTCAGTCTGATATCGATGATAACTCGTTAGGGGGCAAGAAACAATTTGATAGGGTCGCATGCAACAAGCATGCTGCAGTATTTGGCCCATCAGCGAGCCCAGTGGTAAAGCATTGCACTTCGAAATCGCAAAGAGCGGAAGATGTTTCATCCAGGTTATCAATCGCTGAAACATCACTAATCGCTCGTTTACTCATCTGTTAAACGCGTTATCGACTCTTTCTACATCATTAAATTTATTGGCCCAAGGTGGGCGTTGCCAAAGCGCattcttgtttttcattatgATCTATCTCAGAAAAACAATTTGAGTGCCGTCTGGGAATTTTGAAGCTTAGTTGAAAACTCAACCACTTACCAAATACCATATAACTATTCCCGATAGGAGTACTGATACCATGGTAATTGCCATAACGGGCCATAAGCCAATAACAGCAGCAAATAAAGAATACTCCTTCGAGTTGTCAACTTTTGTATTCACAATGTGAGCTATGCCAGGTGATTGAATAAGGTCAATGAACCTGTAATCGTTTTTATAGCTGTGGatgagagaagaaataaaaatacaagagTTAAAATTAGCAGATAATAACTAGGCAGTTTTCAGTGGGTCAGTTAGGAAGTAATCCGGGACTACAAACTGTCGCCTCATCAGTGAGACAGTCGGTCAACGGGCTGGCAGTTCAATCAGAGGGACAATTAGCTTCCCACGTAGATGCCAAAAGTTTGAACACCTAAAAATTTCAGAAGGGATCCTATAGCAATAAACCTGTTACCTCTTACAAtttcaagaaattattttcctctAATGAATGACTACTCGAGCTCTGTAAAAAAGAAGTCTGCTGATTTCAGTGTCAGGAATGTGTTACATTATAGgctaaaccctttacaccctaacatcagtatgcttactctccatactgttctatggacatttcctagggtgctgacaaggaaaatttgtttaacaattctTGAgcttttctagaaaaaaaatatccacaGTTCACTTCAGTTCAGagtctttatccgcagttcaaatatgtgattttcatatattcacagttatttattcatcacttcacgggtttatttggaaccaacataaaGACCAGCTCCCAgctggcttgttagctcagttggtagagcaatgcaccggtatcgcaagGGTCATGGGTCCAAATCCCGTACAAGCCGACAATATTTTTCAGGCCTTGTTTTCACAGCTGCTCAAGTACTGTTCATTACCGCGAaggtcgctttcatattcacgtctttatccgcagttcacatatgtgatttttatatatatttacagtcatttatcattatcattatgaaGTACCTCGTGTACCAGTTCTTTGTTCTTAACACATTTTCGCGTCATCTGTGATctcttaatgaacagaggtgCGGCAACATGAAATCCACTTGTTAATTTCATAACCATAAATTACAAAAACAGTCTGTACACTTACTTGAGCTTTCCCTCAAATCCAAAAACcggaaaagaaaaatcgatctCTTGCGAAATGTTCTCAACCATATCGTTGTATGTTTTCTTGTTTCGCAAAGTTTCTTTACTGGTATAGCTGCTGTAGTCAACATAAGATTCTCCATGGCTTCTACAATAGCCACAACACGCAGACACCATGTCCACTACAATTTTTGGAATAATTCCACCAATGGGCAAGCTGGATGTGGAATTGTCAATCACGTGGTCAACATATGGCGGGAAAAACATCCAGTTGGTGGTCAATTGCTTGTGACAATAGCACGTTTCTGTGGGTCAAGGAAAGTGAAAGGTAGAACAAGCTTGGCAAATGCTATGCCGAATGTTATTCCTAGATGAGGAAAACGAGGAACCACTCACTAATCGAGTTCGAAGTCCATACTGTAAAACAAGGagcgattttttttctcttttttttgcgtCCGCTTTATTCAACGTCGTTATCTTTCTTCTCTGCCGCGTTCTTTGCATAAAAACGGAAATATCAACAGTTGATGGGATAACAGTAATTGCTCATTTTACCTGCGAATATCGTCGCACTCGGTCCCTCTCCTTTACGGGTGGCTCCCCAAACCTCTATTTTGTACACAGTATATCTGTTCAAGTTCTCAAGTGTTGTGGATAAATTACCAGCCGGAAGCACTTTCTCTTGAGGAGTTCCATCGAGTTCTGTTCCATCTACTAGCGACATGGGCGTGTAACGAACGCGGTATTCCAGAAGAACACCACACACATTCTGCGGAGGGATTGGACGCCAAGACACCGGAATGGTGGAAAGAGAAGTGTGGTTTTCAGCCACAAGGTCTTGAGGGGGAAGGTTGGGCACTGGAAACCAGAataatagataaaaataaataaaataataagaataatgaaTTAATGTTTCTGTTACTGTATATTAGGGCATGTTCCGGTGTTTTAGATCAGTTTTAATCTTGCTAACAATCGAGAGGtagagatagaaaaaaaaaataaagaacaaacaaagaaattaacaaagaaaaaacgaaacaacaaaccaaaaacaacaaacaaacaacaacaaaataacaaacataCACACGAATCAAAGTCCTCTGATCACAACTCAGAAACGAGGCCTTTTGAACCCTCTGAATTAACCCAAGCGTTTCCCAAGAGATAAAAACTTGACTGACAGCAGCGCAAAACGTATTTTCAGTGACACGTCAATAACTTCTCAGCTAGCATGTTTTCAGAAAGCGCATCGTGAAACAACCGTTTTTAGAACGAGATTAAACTCTAAACCAGATCGATTTCAACAAGCTTtcggaaaacaaaactaaaaaaacatttgaacttaTTACTTATTACTCTTTTGAAAACGGGAATCACATGGACTGTTCACCAAAAGAAAAGCTGTTGATCAAAATATCCTACCACCCTCCTCCGAGGCCACATAGACTGCCTTGCTCCAGGAGCCGTTCTTACATAACGTAACCGTATGCAGCTGAACACTGTAATTGGTAGAAGATGTCAGTCCATCAATCTCCACCATCGTTTCAGTTGAATTTACTCGAACAGTTATTACCGAGATGCTAGCGTCAAGTGGCGCAAACTGGATAACATATTCCAGCACGAGTGGGGAGGGGTTAGGTGACCATTTAACACATGCAGAGGAATAGTCCGTCATATTTGCTTTAACACGACGCGGTGCAGCCAGTGGACCTGAAGGAACCATGCAagacttaaaacaaaaacaataacaacaacaaaaaaaacataaacaaacgaaaacagcaacaacaaagaCCAGAACAGccaagtgacaagaaaaaaaaatgacgagaGGGAAGTGGAAgatatgatgaaaaataaatgaattatataaataatgaaaataaaacagaattgaaaagttatatttcctttcttcatatcaagatatttctttttcagACCTTTAGCTGATAAATAAAACCGGCCGATAACGTTTGGAGGACAAAATAAACTAAAGAATAAAGTTTGTTTGTATACTTCATTTTTGCGAAGAATCACAAACCAGGAATTAACGCTGATTCTCAGCGAAGAATTTCTACGGTGTTTCTTAGGCTTCTTTCTTTTAGCTACTCATCCAATTAATCCATTAAATACCAAAATCTCTTCATTGCTCTTGCTGTCGTCCACGCTGTTCTCACGTTGGCAATTCTGATGGGGGTCAGATTTAGGAGTGATTGTataatttgtatttatttcgTGAGAGGAAATTTCTTATTCGTCCTTCCTAAGAGTGAAAAGTTTAATTTCGAAACAAACAGAAGGTTACCTTTTCTTCCTGTGACAACATAAGTTGGTTCACTTTTTCGGTTCTGGCCGCAAGTCAATGCAAACTCAAGCTCAACACTGTAGTTTAAATGAGTTGAGAGATTTTGTATCATAAGGTACTTTCGAGAGAAATCGGAGACATTAATACGTTGTGCCAAATTTGGGGCGACATTTACTTCGTGATATACAACCGATGATGCGGAGACAG
The sequence above is a segment of the Pocillopora verrucosa isolate sample1 chromosome 13, ASM3666991v2, whole genome shotgun sequence genome. Coding sequences within it:
- the LOC136277627 gene encoding uncharacterized protein; protein product: MTDYSSACVKWSPNPSPLVLEYVIQFAPLDASISVITVRVNSTETMVEIDGLTSSTNYSVQLHTVTLCKNGSWSKAVYVASEEGVPNLPPQDLVAENHTSLSTIPVSWRPIPPQNVCGVLLEYRVRYTPMSLVDGTELDGTPQEKVLPAGNLSTTLENLNRYTVYKIEVWGATRKGEGPSATIFAETCYCHKQLTTNWMFFPPYVDHVIDNSTSSLPIGGIIPKIVVDMVSACCGYCRSHGESYVDYSSYTSKETLRNKKTYNDMVENISQEIDFSFPVFGFEGKLNYKNDYRFIDLIQSPGIAHIVNTKVDNSKEYSLFAAVIGLWPVMAITMVSVLLSGIVIWYLEREENTEQFKSSFIRGTSEGVWWSYISATTVGYGDRAPVTGYGRLFSVFWILMGLVIIGILNGSITTALTSFTIDLNFDIYGKKVAAVQQSPEFRFGIRKNAKMDNVSYKTFREVFSALESGKVIHALFDTYAIGSERALFDKAKHLYIYKIYDYSSTYGIVFGGDSGVLQKCFDLFKRGNIADIFKNIKENIDSIETGKPLVLEMSTGLFEVSSPLFKNIVFYCGFCMAVAVVLGLIWEILYRCRGNNKIRNDGGLEHVREQMNDVSRLREMVEDLQQRMRQTYTDLKAKHTKELLLLKETKNEKQNSRDHMGNQEWKNEQRDHFPTGNLMRIGQFKSGSKAETYAHNANNSVEEYFDNLK